A region of Leclercia adecarboxylata DNA encodes the following proteins:
- the fliZ gene encoding flagella biosynthesis regulatory protein FliZ — MTVQQSKRRPLSRYLKDFKHSQTHCAHCHKLLDRITLVRRGEIVNKIAISRLDTLLDEAGWLEEQKEWVALCRFCGDLHCKEQSDFFDIIGFKQFLFEQTEMSHGTVREYVVRLRRLGQHLTSQNISRELLTNGYLDENLEPWLPATSTNNYRIALRKYAQYKSQMPVAVKQKVHRETTSDIY, encoded by the coding sequence ATGACGGTGCAGCAATCTAAAAGACGGCCACTAAGCCGCTACCTGAAAGACTTTAAACACAGCCAGACGCATTGCGCCCATTGCCATAAATTGCTCGACCGCATCACGCTGGTCCGTCGTGGAGAGATCGTCAATAAAATTGCGATCTCCCGTCTCGATACCCTGCTGGATGAAGCCGGATGGCTGGAGGAGCAAAAAGAGTGGGTGGCGTTATGTCGTTTTTGTGGCGATCTGCACTGTAAAGAGCAGAGCGACTTTTTCGACATTATCGGCTTCAAGCAGTTCCTGTTTGAACAGACAGAGATGAGCCATGGAACGGTGCGGGAATATGTTGTCCGTCTGCGTCGCCTTGGCCAGCATCTGACCTCGCAAAATATCTCACGCGAGCTTTTGACCAACGGTTATCTGGACGAAAATCTGGAGCCGTGGCTGCCTGCGACCAGCACCAATAACTACCGGATTGCGCTGCGCAAATATGCGCAATACAAATCGCAAATGCCGGTGGCGGTGAAGCAGAAAGTCCACCGCGAAACAACTTCTGATATATATTAA